The following proteins come from a genomic window of Armigeres subalbatus isolate Guangzhou_Male unplaced genomic scaffold, GZ_Asu_2 Contig942, whole genome shotgun sequence:
- the LOC134204891 gene encoding uncharacterized protein LOC134204891 → MILGWISVWNISPTASSIEYCRNKLFAVARSGLPWISCLVLPTTHHCHSNVFKHGSFCCHRGQRSCTRSPINGLEMAHASSHAYVFEIIIKLEGIRIIASVGMVRQG, encoded by the exons ATGATTCTCGGATGGATCTCGGTGTGGAATATTTCCCCCACTGCCTCTAGCATAGAATATTGTCGCAA CAAATTGTTTGCCGTTGCTAGATCCGGCCTGCCATGGATTTCTTGTTTGGTCTTGCCTACAACTCACCATTGTCATTCCAACGTTTTTAAACATGGGTCTTTTTGCTGCCATCGCGGACAGAG ATCCTGTACCCGTTCGCCCATTAACGGATTAGAAATGGCTCACGCATCCTCGCACGCATATGTATTCgaaattatcatcaaattagAGGGCATCAGAATCATCGCATCGGTTGGAATGGTTCGACAAGGCTAA